The Armatimonadota bacterium DNA window ATCCGGGCGGTATTGAGCCGACGGTATCCACGGGCGGTTGGTTCTTTGCCGACGCGACCGATGCATCTCAAACCGTGCATCTGATCGGTTCGCAGATCGGCGGTTTCGTAACCGGAAGCGGCGGCGAGATCGACACCTTCACGATTTATAATAACGAAACCGTGTCCTATCCTGTACCCGATCTCACCCTCCCTCCCGGCCGCTGGCAGATAGCCTGCTGGCTGGCTGGTTCGATTGGAGGCGTATTCGACGGCCAGCAGCCGCCTTATGCGTACGCCACCAACCCCGTCACGATAACCGTACTGCGGTAGGTCGCCCGGCATCGACGGGACGTGGTTCGTTCCGCCTGACCGCAAGCCGTGGGCGGCCGGCCTGGCTGGCGCTGCTGCCTTCCGGCTCCAGGCGTGACAGGACCGCCAGCAGTTGCTTGGGCCACCAACTGTGGCGCCGCTGGCCCTGAGCTCACAACAGCGCGCAGATGGCCTCCGGTGTGCGATGTGGACCCGACCGAGGAACGTTTGAACGCTGAGCCAAGCCTGCGAAGCCATCCGCAGCAAAATGTGACACCCATTTGTAGCCCGTGGACCGGCGTGTGCCGAATGGTTCGCACAACTCCGCGAACCCATGCAGGCCGCAATGTGCTTTCACAACGAACGGGCGCCGCTCATCTATCGAGCTAATCGCCTTCCACGGCATGGCGAAAGTGCGTCATTACGCCTGCGTGGTTGCAAGGGATTGTTGCCTACGTACGCAGCCGATCATGTAGTCAGGGTTCCCGGCTCATACGCCCTTTCATGCCCCGAACCCCGATTAAGAAGGAACCCTCCCTAAACGAAGGAACGCATCGGGGTCTTCGGTCAGGATTCTGCACATGCAGGGACTCTGGTTCGGTCAGGCCTCGGTCAAGGCCTCGGCAAAAATCCGCCTGCGGGCAGTTGTGTTATAATGGGCCGTTGCCGCCCGGCACTTTGTCGCCCGCGGCCGGTGGGCCCGTTGCGGTGTAAGGAGACCTGATATGTCTGGCCATTCCAAATGGCATAACATCCGCCTGCGCAAAGGCGCGCAGGACGCCAAGCGTGGCAACCTGTTTACCAAGCTGGCCAAAGAGATCATCATGGCCGCGCGCGCCGGCGGCGGCAATCCCGATACCAACTTGCGCTTGCGGCTGGCGATGCAGAAAGCCCGCGACAACTCGATGCCGCAGGATAATGTGAAGCGAAGCATCCAGCGTGGCACCGGAGAGCTTGATGGCGCTTCCTACGAAGAGGTCACCTACGAAGGCTACGGTCCCGGCGGCGTGGCCGTGCTGGTGGAGTGCGCCACCGACAACCGCAATCGCACCGTGGCCAACATCCGCAGCATCTTCACTAAGTGCGGCGGCAGAATGGGAGAGAGCGGCTCGGTAGCCTACCGCTTCAAGCCGATAGCGCTGATCGCCGTAAGCCAGACCAAGACCGACGAGGAGGCGCTGTTTGGTGTTGCGATCGACGCCGGCGCGGATGATATACGATCCGAGGATGGGCGGTTTGAGGTGCTTGCCTTGCCGGAACACTTCGGCCGGGTTCGCGACGCCATCGAGGCGGCAGGCATCCCCATTGAAACCGCCGATCTCACGCTGGAAGCCCA harbors:
- a CDS encoding helix-turn-helix domain-containing protein, whose amino-acid sequence is MKAHCGLHGFAELCEPFGTRRSTGYKWVSHFAADGFAGLAQRSNVPRSGPHRTPEAICALL
- a CDS encoding YebC/PmpR family DNA-binding transcriptional regulator is translated as MSGHSKWHNIRLRKGAQDAKRGNLFTKLAKEIIMAARAGGGNPDTNLRLRLAMQKARDNSMPQDNVKRSIQRGTGELDGASYEEVTYEGYGPGGVAVLVECATDNRNRTVANIRSIFTKCGGRMGESGSVAYRFKPIALIAVSQTKTDEEALFGVAIDAGADDIRSEDGRFEVLALPEHFGRVRDAIEAAGIPIETADLTLEAQDTVTLDDKQTEQMVRLLDALDDNEDVQNVHSNADLSEEALAAAG